A region from the Drosophila ananassae strain 14024-0371.13 chromosome 2L, ASM1763931v2, whole genome shotgun sequence genome encodes:
- the LOC6505825 gene encoding glycine, alanine and asparagine-rich protein, producing MPGSNALLIVLLLLVALPRLESFYYRSAEPVAGCLSSLYSDGSGLSGGGGGSGSGGNNCGDNKGGDKNEAKISCQGVLKGDPKSKASNIAQKAAQEAKAASDAQMAAAEAAASQVKSELAAKAAQSARAAEAALAGKQQIVEQLGQEMTEAEAVVTEVTSSLQNTQSNANAASAAAQEAMIQLNQLKNLVVAASSNLANIENVASGAQQELAEKTQLLEAAKHRVDNLQKQMSEAQQDFEKTKQAAYKAACAAVEAKQKAQRTRRMSGRQRWSPRNFSSKFSGGGGSKL from the exons ATGCCTGGCTCAAATGCCCTGCTTATcgttttgctgctgctggttgcACTGCCAAGATTGGAAAGCTTCTATTACCGATCCGCCGAGCCAGTTGCCGGCTGCCTGTCCAGTTTGTACTCAGATGGTAGTGGACTAtctggaggcggaggcggaagTGGGAGCGGTGGCAACAACTGTGGAGACAACAAGGGCGGCGATAAAAATGAAGCCAAAATAAGTTGCCAAGGTGTACTCAAGGGCGACCCAAAGTCGAAGGCTTCAAACATTGCCCAGAAGGCGGCGCAGGAGGCAAAAGCGGCCAGTGATGCCCAGATGGCCGCTGCAGAGGCAGCAGCATCACAGGTCAAATCTGAATTGGCCGCCAAGGCAGCTCAATCCGCGAGAGCAGCGGAGGCGGCACTGGCCGGTAAGCAACAGATTGTGGAGCAGTTGGGTCAGGAGATGACCGAGGCAGAG GCTGTGGTCACCGAAGTCACCTCCTCGCTACAAAACACCCAGTCGAATGCTAACGCTGCCTCCGCCGCCGCCCAGGAAGCCATGATCCAGCTTAATCAACTTAAAAACCTAGTGGTGGCTGCCAGCTCCAACCTGGCTAATATAGAGAATGTGGCCAGCGGAGCTCAGCAGGAATTGGCCGAGAAGACGCAGCTCTTGGAGGCTGCAAAGCATAGAGTGGACAATCTTCAGAAGCAGATGAGCGAAGCCCAACAGGACTTTGAAAAAACTAAGCAGGCGGCCTACAAGGCAGCCTGTGCCGCCGTGGAGGCCAAGCAGAAGGCTCAGAGAACGAGGAGGATGTCCGGTAGGCAGCGGTGGTCCCCTCGGAACTTCTCAAGCAAGTTCTCTGGCGGAGGGGGGTCTAAACTGTAG
- the LOC6505824 gene encoding glycine, alanine and asparagine-rich protein, producing the protein MFCHVSFQETFQNMICCQAMCVFLLLNIGGMSRSYFIHKEVQLNPDLDVAGIYEAYREKKECGSSGGGGGGGAGGRSGGCDGGGSDKPCGAIFSEGDAKSKASSIAQKAAQEAKAANDAQVAAGEAASMQVKLELADRALQAARAAEAALAGKQQIVEALEQEQGEAEAVVNEVNRSLHSTAANAEAAGTAASDAKNQLNQLRVLFNSASDQLRNIEAMANGAQSELAEKSQLLEAAKKRLDTITRHLNSARTDFDKTKQAAYKAACAAVEAKQKAQRSRRGNKSSSSSSSSSSKN; encoded by the exons ATGTTCTGCCATGTGTCATTTCAGGAAACGTTCCAGAATATGATCTGTTGCCAGGCCATGTGCGTGTTCCTGCTGCTCAACATTGGCGGCATGTCCAGGAGTTATTTCATTCACAAG GAGGTGCAACTTAATCCAGATTTAGACGTGGCCGGTATATACGAAGCATATAGAGAAAAGAAGGAATGCGGGAGCTctggtggaggtggaggtggcggAGCTGGAGGAAGATCAGGTGGTTGTGATGGAGGCGGTAGTGACAAGCCGTGCGGCGCCATTTTCTCCGAGGGTGATGCCAAATCGAAGGCTTCCAGCATAGCCCAAAAGGCCGCCCAGGAGGCAAAGGCTGCCAACGATGCCCAAGTGGCCGCCGGCGAAGCTGCTTCCATGCAAGTGAAATTGGAGCTAGCCGACAGAGCCCTGCAAGCGGCTCGAGCGGCCGAGGCGGCTCTGGCTGGGAAACAGCAGATTGTCGAGGCCCTGGAGCAGGAGCAAGGCGAGGCAGAGGCGGTGGTCAACGAAGTGAACAGGTCCTTGCACAGCACAGCGGCGAATGCAGAGGCCGCCGGAACAGCAGCCAGTGATGCCAAGAACCAATTGAACCAGCTAAGAGTCCTTTTCAATTCTGCATCGGATCAGTTGCGAAACATTGAGGCGATGGCGAATGGGGCTCAGTCCGAGTTGGCCGAGAAGTCTCAGTTGCTGGAAGCCGCCAAAAAGCGGCTCGATACTATTACGAGGCATCTGAACTCCGCTCGGACGGATTTTGACAAGACCAAGCAGGCGGCGTATAAGGCAGCCTGTGCTGCAGTGGAGGCCAAGCAGAAGGCTCAGCGGTCCCGTCGGGGGAACAAgtcttcctcctcctcttcctcaTCATCTTCCAAAAACTAG
- the LOC6505697 gene encoding uncharacterized protein LOC6505697 — protein MRIDSPMIMCWLVVVVLISLEANVSGRSSQIRRKRLQPYEPGPLVNFVGGGSGARCGSDGEHSQDGKSSQTKQKRPKPGSGAKARASGIAMQAAKEAKRANEDMASAVKIAAEKIKNEYADKATAAAKAAEAVLDGKSQVLDQLDAEVHEAEVVVQEENQELATAETNVQLALKANRQAQQELKMLSVGLKLAKENLETTEQVSNVWAQSVADKTALLEAAQRRVSVLMRQLAEARSDFDKTRKAANNAARAAQDAKQRIEPNNEPRPECERGRHRRAWQEYDKTD, from the coding sequence ATGCGGATAGACTCTCCTATGATCATGTGCTGGCTCGTTGTCGTTGTGCTTATCTCGCTGGAGGCCAACGTTTCGGGTCGAAGCTCACAAATCCGACGAAAGCGGTTGCAGCCATACGAACCAGGTCCGCTGGTAAACTTTGTGGGTGGAGGGTCCGGTGCTAGATGTGGTTCGGATGGCGAGCACTCTCAAGACGGTAAGTCATCCCAGACGAAGCAGAAGAGGCCGAAACCGGGAAGCGGTGCCAAGGCAAGGGCATCCGGGATAGCCATGCAGGCCGCAAAGGAGGCCAAAAGAGCCAACGAGGACATGGCTAGTGCCGTCAAAATAGCAGccgaaaaaataaagaatgaGTATGCTGACAAGGCCACGGCTGCGGCCAAAGCCGCCGAAGCTGTCTTGGACGGGAAAAGTCAGGTTCTGGACCAACTGGACGCTGAAGTCCACGAGGCGGAGGTGGTAGTGCAGGAGGAGAACCAGGAACTGGCCACCGCCGAAACTAATGTCCAGCTGGCTCTCAAGGCTAATCGTCAGGCCCAGCAGGAGCTCAAAATGCTATCTGTGGGTCTGAAGCTCGCAAAGGAAAATTTGGAAACCACCGAGCAGGTGTCCAACGTGTGGGCCCAATCCGTGGCAGATAAAACAGCTCTCCTGGAAGCGGCTCAGCGGCGAGTGAGCGTCTTGATGCGCCAACTGGCCGAAGCCCGGTCGGACTTCGATAAGACCAGAAAAGCGGCCAACAACGCGGCCCGGGCTGCACAGGATGCCAAGCAGCGGATTGAGCCAAATAATGAGCCGCGACCGGAGTGCGAACGCGGAAGACACAGACGTGCCTGGCAAGAATACGACAAAACCGATtag